One region of Cryptococcus deuterogattii R265 chromosome 14, complete sequence genomic DNA includes:
- a CDS encoding calcineurin subunit B, with the protein MGAAESSMFNSLERNSNFSGPELMRLKKRFMKLDKDGSGSIDKDEFLQIPQIANNPLAHRMIAIFDEDGSGTVDFQEFVGGLSAFSSKGGRDEKLRFAFKVYDMDRDGYISNGELYLVLKQMVGNNLKDQQLQQIVDKTIMEADKDGDGKLSFEEFTQMVASTDIVKQMTLEDLF; encoded by the exons TCAATTCCCTGGAAAGGAATTCCAACT TCTCTGGGCCGGAGCTtatgagattgaagaagaggtttaTGAAACTTGACAAGGACGGTTCCGGATCTATCGACAAAGACGAGTTTCTTCAGATTCCCCAAATCGCAAATAACCCTTTGGCGCATCGAATGATAGCAATCTTTGATGAAGA TGGAAGTGGAACGGTTGATTTTCAGGAATTTGTCGGAGGTTTGAGTGCTTTCAGTAGTAAAGGAGGGCGTGATGAAAAGCTGAGAT TCGCTTTCAAGGTCTACGACATGGACCGAGACGGCTACATCTCCAATGGTGAACTATATCTTGTGTTGAAACAAATGGTTGGAAATAACCTTAAA GATCAACAGTTGCAACAAATTGTAGATAAAACCATCATGGAGGCTGATAAGGATGG GGATGGGAAGCTCTCTTTTGAGGAGTTCACACAGATGGTTGCTAGCACTGACATTGTCAA GCAGATGACCCTTGAAGATCTTTTCTAG